A window of the Euzebya pacifica genome harbors these coding sequences:
- a CDS encoding DUF3800 domain-containing protein yields MLLAYLDESYDDDYYWISALICHEPAIQQLTDTMDAIARRTAVAHHTPWEAEFHGHDLFQAKADWVAMKEMHQARIAVYRNVFEAIADAEVRLIVRGVDRNQLLQRYGDSAWHPHLVVLSHVLERVDEYAERVNELALVIADQISDEDTYRLNLWNFQRTSTIGYRARQLTRIVDTLHFVPSNRSRLVQAADMIAFLKRRMMSTAPQNQRVLQANQRLWDILAPRMHHEGCWYP; encoded by the coding sequence GTGCTGCTGGCCTACCTCGACGAGTCCTACGACGACGACTACTACTGGATCTCGGCCCTCATCTGCCATGAGCCGGCCATCCAACAGCTGACCGACACGATGGACGCCATCGCACGTCGCACCGCCGTGGCACACCACACGCCCTGGGAAGCCGAGTTCCACGGTCACGACCTCTTCCAAGCCAAGGCGGACTGGGTCGCCATGAAGGAGATGCACCAAGCACGGATCGCCGTCTACCGAAACGTGTTCGAAGCAATCGCCGACGCCGAGGTGCGCCTCATCGTGCGCGGCGTGGACCGGAATCAGCTTCTGCAGCGGTACGGGGACAGCGCTTGGCATCCTCACCTGGTTGTGCTTAGCCACGTCCTCGAGCGAGTCGACGAGTACGCCGAGCGGGTGAACGAACTCGCGCTGGTCATCGCCGATCAGATCAGCGACGAGGACACCTACCGGTTGAACCTGTGGAACTTTCAGCGGACATCGACGATCGGGTACCGCGCCCGTCAGCTCACCCGCATCGTGGACACGCTCCACTTCGTACCCTCGAACCGAAGTCGCCTAGTGCAAGCGGCCGACATGATCGCCTTCCTGAAGCGCCGCATGATGTCCACGGCCCCCCAAAACCAGCGGGTGCTCCAGGCAAACCAACGCCTGTGGGACATCTTGGCACCGCGCATGCACCACGAGGGGTGTTGGTATCCGTGA
- a CDS encoding MarR family winged helix-turn-helix transcriptional regulator yields MTEPRWLSADELRAWRLLSALLLTLPGQLEDTLQPHGLTFFEYSMMAGLSSSPDWTRPMGELAQIANGSLSRLSHAARRLESRGWVRRCRSTEDGRVTLATLTDEGHALLVAVAPDHVESVRKAVFDVLGPGQVSQLYEIAAAIVGNILPGVPAAWDDV; encoded by the coding sequence ATGACGGAACCGCGCTGGCTCAGTGCCGATGAACTCCGGGCGTGGCGGCTGCTCTCCGCGCTGCTGCTGACCCTTCCGGGTCAGCTCGAGGACACGCTCCAGCCCCACGGCCTGACGTTCTTCGAGTACTCGATGATGGCCGGGCTGTCGTCGTCGCCGGACTGGACGAGGCCGATGGGCGAGCTCGCGCAGATCGCGAACGGCTCGCTGTCCAGGCTGTCCCACGCCGCCCGGCGGTTGGAGTCCCGCGGGTGGGTGCGAAGGTGTCGGTCGACCGAGGACGGGAGGGTCACCCTCGCCACACTCACCGACGAGGGGCATGCGCTGCTGGTGGCGGTCGCGCCGGATCACGTCGAGTCGGTCAGGAAAGCGGTCTTCGACGTCCTGGGGCCCGGCCAGGTCTCGCAGCTGTACGAGATCGCCGCGGCGATCGTGGGCAACATCCTGCCGGGTGTCCCAGCGGCGTGGGACGACGTGTGA